The following DNA comes from Chryseobacterium gallinarum.
AGGGTATATTTTATAAGGTTCTTAAACCAAAGCTTTTGTAGCAGCTTGGTCTTTTCCTCGTTAATTTCCCCGTCTTTATCAACAATGGCAACCGATTTATTGGAAACCCTGAGTTTACGGGTTTCGCTGCGCCCGTAAATAAAAGGATCGTCCAACACTTCCTCCATAATGTCAATAAGCATCTTACGGCGTGGCATTATCGGATCAAGGGCTGTAGCTCTCGCAATTTTCCAATCCCTGATTTCCTTATTGTAGAAAGTCCGCTGACGCTTGATCGCATCTACCATCTGAGTGACGGCTCTTTCATAGTCTTTATCTTTACCGCCAACGAAGGCATTATGTAAAAAATCACTGACCGCTTGTATTTTAAATTTCATTTAAAAGGTATTTAAAAGGTGATTAATAGCGTTCCGAATATTTCGGGTTGCTTCCAAATTCGATAACCTGGCTTCCGGTTCCTTCTCCACTTTCTCCTTCGTCGGGTTTCTCCGGCAAATCCGGTGAAATATCCCCTTTGGATACGGCTTTCAGCCAGTCTTTGGCAGCGTTATAGCGGATAATCCTAAGCTCAGGAATAACATCTCCCGCAGAATTAGCGTGTAAATGATAAATAGCGATGTCAACCATGTACATAATAATAAGCGCGTTTCTATCGGCTCCGGTAGCGGAAAATATCTGCACCACGTTGTACCGTTGTCTCAGGTAGCTTTCCATTTCCGCCTGAGCGGCAAGCTCGGCTTGGTGCTGAACATCTTCTTTCCTTTGGATAATAATCTGTTTAATCCAGTTTCGGATCTGTACTTCGTAGTCTGTATCAGTTAAAAAAGGCATTGTTCCAATTTTTAATAAGCGTTATCATTTTTTCTTTCGTGTTTTCCCATGCCGAGGGAATCTTCGTCCCAGTCTTCCGAATCAGAAACAACAAACTGATCCAGAAAGAACCACGCGCCTTCGTCGGCATCCGGAGCGTCGTCCGCGGTATTATATCCCGGTTCTATTCCCTTGACCTGTAAGTTTCCTTCCACCATATCCGGATCGTTTTCTTCCTCTACATTGTAGACCACGTTTCCGGACGAGTATTCCGGCTCCATTCTTACCATACGGGT
Coding sequences within:
- a CDS encoding phage protein Gp36 family protein; the protein is MPFLTDTDYEVQIRNWIKQIIIQRKEDVQHQAELAAQAEMESYLRQRYNVVQIFSATGADRNALIIMYMVDIAIYHLHANSAGDVIPELRIIRYNAAKDWLKAVSKGDISPDLPEKPDEGESGEGTGSQVIEFGSNPKYSERY